In the Piscinibacter sp. XHJ-5 genome, one interval contains:
- the greB gene encoding transcription elongation factor GreB, which yields MNKAFTRESERSDDDDDEVSLPALPPGGKNYVTPQGYARLREELMSLLDVERPKVVEVVSWAAKNGDRSENGDYLYGKKRLREIDRRIRFLTKRLDIAEVVDPSVHHGHDQVFFGATVTYSNEAGDERTITIKGIDEADSSHGEVSWIAPISRALLKARVGDEVSLVTPGGVERIEVVEVKYPKA from the coding sequence ATGAACAAGGCCTTCACCCGCGAGAGCGAGCGCAGCGACGACGATGACGACGAAGTCTCGTTGCCCGCATTGCCGCCCGGCGGCAAGAACTACGTCACCCCGCAGGGCTACGCGCGCCTGCGCGAGGAGCTGATGTCGCTGCTCGACGTCGAGCGGCCGAAGGTGGTCGAGGTGGTCTCGTGGGCGGCGAAGAATGGCGACCGCTCGGAGAACGGCGACTACCTGTATGGCAAGAAGCGGCTGCGCGAGATCGACCGGCGCATCCGCTTCCTGACCAAGCGCCTGGACATCGCGGAGGTGGTCGATCCCTCGGTGCACCATGGACACGATCAGGTGTTCTTCGGCGCGACGGTGACCTACTCCAACGAAGCCGGCGACGAACGCACGATCACGATCAAGGGCATCGACGAGGCGGACAGCAGCCACGGCGAGGTGAGCTGGATCGCGCCGATCTCGCGTGCCTTGCTGAAGGCGAGGGTGGGCGACGAGGTGTCGCTCGTCACGCCGGGCGGCGTGGAGCGGATCGAGGTCGTCGAGGTGAAATACCCTAAGGCTTGA
- the phaP gene encoding TIGR01841 family phasin (Members of this family are phasins (small proteins associated with inclusions such as PHA granules). Note that several different families of phasins have been named PhaP despite very little sequence similarity to each other.), which translates to MLTVEQVIAAQKAQLGTVFGATAKAYEGLEKLVELNLQTGKAALSEIAEAASGALSVRDPQQLLAFQATGVQPTVEKLTAYSRRVYDIVSATNTEVAQIAESAAAEAQKTLISSFDAAVKNAPAGSENAIAFMQSAVSAANGAYEALQKAVKQAAEATEANVQAATATAAKAAGARAKRAA; encoded by the coding sequence ATGCTGACCGTCGAACAAGTCATCGCCGCCCAGAAAGCGCAACTCGGTACCGTTTTCGGCGCCACCGCCAAGGCCTACGAAGGTCTCGAGAAGCTCGTCGAGCTCAACCTGCAGACCGGCAAGGCCGCGCTGTCCGAAATCGCCGAAGCGGCGAGCGGCGCCCTGTCGGTGCGCGATCCGCAGCAGCTCCTCGCCTTCCAGGCGACCGGCGTGCAGCCCACGGTGGAAAAGCTGACGGCGTACAGCCGTCGGGTGTACGACATCGTCTCGGCCACCAACACCGAAGTCGCCCAGATCGCCGAAAGCGCCGCGGCTGAAGCGCAGAAGACGCTGATCTCCTCGTTCGACGCCGCCGTGAAGAACGCCCCGGCCGGCAGCGAGAATGCCATCGCCTTCATGCAATCGGCGGTCTCCGCCGCCAACGGCGCCTACGAGGCCCTGCAGAAGGCCGTCAAGCAGGCCGCCGAAGCCACCGAGGCGAACGTGCAGGCTGCGACCGCCACGGCGGCCAAGGCAGCCGGCGCGCGCGCCAAGCGAGCCGCCTGA
- a CDS encoding ExeM/NucH family extracellular endonuclease, which yields MQASIAAALLASGGLACSAADSNGRFTRVAVTPIYTIQGTGSMSPLAGRIVTTSGVVTKVNDNGYFLQDIAGDGNPATSDGIFVFTGAAPRVAAGQRLQVTARVTEFNTGAASNAQTAAHPVTELTGVSAQRLLGSGFGIAPTPIALPQTTSGELERYEGMLVRIAAPLTVSQNHFQGRFGQVTLSAGGRLEAPTNRHRPGTSAARALAELNGRSSIVLDDGSSLQHPHPIPYIGLANTLRSGDTVRGLVGVIDYGLATDSSAGPAAYRLHPTVAPIVTRDNPRRAAPAVGGNVKLASFNLQNYFTTLDDGARGCFPSNTRSDCRGADSGAEFKRQRTKIIEAIAAIDADAVGLMEMENNGSTALDDLVEGLNARLGAGTYAAVPVRASATGTDAIKVAMIHKPARLARLGAARSDANPVHQRPPLAQTFAAANGEVFTLVVNHFKSKRCNGATGADLDQGDGQGCFNATRVRQAKALHAFIASLQASSGDPDVIAIGDLNSYAKEDPVVALTEAGCVDQAARFASFGYSHVFDGAAGRLDHALATPSLSAQVSGATEWHINADEPSVIDYNLEFKPQDLYTPSPYRSSDHDPLVIGLTLRAEQPALIRRRRTRTTSPRRLPPCRPSVVRS from the coding sequence GTGCAAGCCTCGATCGCCGCCGCGCTGCTGGCGTCGGGCGGCCTCGCCTGCAGTGCCGCCGATTCCAACGGCCGCTTCACCAGGGTCGCGGTGACACCGATCTACACCATCCAGGGCACGGGCAGCATGAGCCCGCTGGCCGGCAGGATCGTCACGACGAGCGGGGTGGTCACCAAGGTCAACGACAACGGGTACTTCCTGCAGGACATCGCAGGCGACGGCAATCCCGCCACGTCGGACGGCATCTTCGTGTTCACCGGCGCCGCGCCCAGGGTGGCCGCCGGACAGCGTCTGCAGGTGACGGCACGCGTGACCGAGTTCAACACGGGCGCGGCGAGCAATGCGCAGACGGCCGCCCATCCGGTCACCGAGCTCACCGGCGTGTCCGCGCAAAGGCTGCTCGGCTCGGGGTTCGGCATCGCGCCGACACCGATCGCGCTGCCGCAAACGACCAGCGGCGAGCTGGAGCGCTACGAAGGCATGCTCGTGCGCATTGCCGCGCCGCTCACGGTGTCGCAGAACCACTTCCAGGGACGTTTCGGCCAGGTGACCCTGTCGGCCGGCGGTCGGCTCGAGGCACCGACCAACCGCCATCGTCCCGGCACGTCGGCGGCACGCGCGCTGGCCGAGCTCAATGGGCGCAGCAGCATCGTGCTCGACGACGGCAGCAGCCTGCAGCATCCCCACCCGATTCCGTACATCGGCCTTGCCAACACCCTTCGTTCCGGTGACACGGTGCGCGGCCTCGTCGGCGTCATCGACTACGGCCTCGCCACCGACAGCAGCGCGGGGCCCGCCGCCTACCGCCTGCACCCGACGGTCGCCCCGATCGTCACGCGCGACAACCCTCGCCGCGCCGCGCCTGCGGTTGGCGGCAACGTCAAGCTGGCGAGCTTCAACCTGCAGAACTACTTCACGACGCTCGACGACGGCGCGCGCGGCTGCTTCCCGAGCAACACACGCAGCGACTGCCGCGGCGCTGACAGCGGCGCCGAGTTCAAGCGCCAGCGCACGAAGATCATCGAGGCGATTGCCGCCATCGATGCCGACGCTGTCGGCCTGATGGAGATGGAGAACAACGGCAGCACCGCCCTCGACGACCTGGTCGAGGGCCTCAACGCCAGGCTCGGCGCGGGGACGTACGCCGCGGTGCCGGTCAGGGCCTCGGCCACCGGCACCGATGCGATCAAGGTGGCGATGATCCACAAGCCGGCGCGGCTGGCGCGCCTGGGCGCGGCGCGGTCCGACGCCAACCCGGTGCACCAGCGGCCGCCGCTGGCGCAGACTTTTGCGGCCGCCAACGGCGAGGTCTTCACGCTGGTGGTGAACCACTTCAAGTCCAAGCGCTGCAACGGCGCCACCGGCGCCGACCTCGACCAGGGCGACGGCCAGGGCTGCTTCAACGCCACCCGGGTCCGGCAGGCCAAGGCCCTGCATGCCTTCATCGCCAGCTTGCAAGCCAGCAGCGGCGACCCGGACGTGATCGCCATCGGCGACCTGAACTCCTACGCCAAGGAGGACCCCGTCGTCGCGCTCACCGAGGCAGGCTGCGTCGACCAGGCCGCGCGCTTCGCGAGCTTCGGCTACTCGCATGTCTTCGACGGCGCCGCAGGCCGGCTCGACCATGCGCTGGCCACGCCGTCGCTGAGCGCCCAGGTCAGCGGCGCGACCGAGTGGCACATCAACGCCGACGAGCCGTCGGTCATCGACTACAACCTCGAGTTCAAGCCGCAGGACCTCTACACGCCGTCGCCGTACCGCTCCAGCGACCACGACCCGTTGGTGATCGGCCTGACCCTGCGCGCAGAACAGCCTGCGCTGATCAGGCGCCGGCGGACGCGGACGACTTCGCCGCGTCGGCTGCCCCCTTGCCGCCCTTCGGTCGTCCGGTCTTGA